In a single window of the Metopolophium dirhodum isolate CAU chromosome 2, ASM1992520v1, whole genome shotgun sequence genome:
- the LOC132938139 gene encoding pyroglutamyl-peptidase 1 isoform X2 translates to MTPKTVVVTGFGLFRDYKVNASWEVARVLPETGIAEELNINLVTINIPVSYKDVDQIVPTLWVQHEPALMVHLGVSHLAKTLTVELVANGHGYCGIDIHGNGPDDKCLINNELETGLKMECTDELDICTSRDAGRYLCEYIYFKSLSINKNQTIFIHVPQLDQDNTAQKLAEKLKCVIRKLLEQVTK, encoded by the exons atgactCCAAAAACGGTAGTTGTCACTGGTTTTGGACTTTTCCGAGACTATAAAGTGAATGCAAGTTGGGAGGTTGCTCGAGTATTACCGGAAACTGGCATCGCTGaagaattaaacataaatttggTCACAATCAATATTCCTGTATCTTACAAAGACGTTGATCAGATTGTACCGACACTCTGGGTCCAACATGAACCTGCT cTAATGGTTCATTTGGGTGTATCACACTTGGCTAAAACGTTGACTGTTGAGTTAGTCGCTAATGGGCATGGTTATTGTGGTATAGATATTCATGGGAACGGTCCTGATGATaagtgtttaattaataatgaacttGAAACAGGCTTGAAAATGGAATGCACTGATGAATTAGATATATGCACATCTCGAGATGCAGGAAG gtatttatgcgagtacatttattttaagtcactatctattaataaaaatcaaactatATTTATTCATGTGCCACAATTGGACCAGGATAATACAGCTCAGAAACTAGCTGAAAAACTTAAATGTGTTATTAGAAAATTACTGGAACAAGTtacaaaatga
- the LOC132938139 gene encoding pyroglutamyl-peptidase 1 isoform X1, with translation MTPKTVVVTGFGLFRDYKVNASWEVARVLPETGIAEELNINLVTINIPVSYKDVDQIVPTLWVQHEPALMVHLGVSHLAKTLTVELVANGHGYCGIDIHGNGPDDKCLINNELETGLKMECTDELDICTSRDAGRYLWAKSIYSFLDFHLYLLYVLYRYLCEYIYFKSLSINKNQTIFIHVPQLDQDNTAQKLAEKLKCVIRKLLEQVTK, from the exons atgactCCAAAAACGGTAGTTGTCACTGGTTTTGGACTTTTCCGAGACTATAAAGTGAATGCAAGTTGGGAGGTTGCTCGAGTATTACCGGAAACTGGCATCGCTGaagaattaaacataaatttggTCACAATCAATATTCCTGTATCTTACAAAGACGTTGATCAGATTGTACCGACACTCTGGGTCCAACATGAACCTGCT cTAATGGTTCATTTGGGTGTATCACACTTGGCTAAAACGTTGACTGTTGAGTTAGTCGCTAATGGGCATGGTTATTGTGGTATAGATATTCATGGGAACGGTCCTGATGATaagtgtttaattaataatgaacttGAAACAGGCTTGAAAATGGAATGCACTGATGAATTAGATATATGCACATCTCGAGATGCAGGAAGGTATTTATGGGCCAAGAGCATTTATAGTTTTCTTGATTttcatttatacctattatatgtattatacaggtatttatgcgagtacatttattttaagtcactatctattaataaaaatcaaactatATTTATTCATGTGCCACAATTGGACCAGGATAATACAGCTCAGAAACTAGCTGAAAAACTTAAATGTGTTATTAGAAAATTACTGGAACAAGTtacaaaatga